The following proteins come from a genomic window of Flavobacterium eburneipallidum:
- a CDS encoding FUSC family protein, with product MIAKIRNITVGTNFTNALKAAISAATPVLLFSYLGNLETGLIIALGALFTFPSDTPSNLKHKINGLLVTVFILFSANLLINLTYPYPFIFYPVFTTLIFILSMLAVYGQRATMVAFSALMIISISFSHINSGWKMIEHSGLLLAGGLFYMLISILFFYINPHRYTELEIVECIKLTAKYLKLRGDLWELNSDRKEITRKQLVLQVELNDRHENIREILVRNRTDYGASNQNRKMLLSFISLVEVMELAISTSFDHNKLHQKFDEHPKVLMTYQSLAYNLAKNLKSLSKKIKKRKSYIPKNNLVENLYAFENAILEYEKTLGKTEASEGVLMLTNMLHYAEKQVEKIKTLERAYTSNVKLKDLKGRDKDLEKLITPHYYPLNTLVENFSFSSMEFRHSLRITITLLTGFIIGRVLPFENVYWILITIVVIMRPGYGLTKERTSHRFVGTIIGGIVGFAVLALNPNTTILGGLTLLFLILGLTFNPSNYRIGTSFITLHVIFIFAILNPTDDDIILYRILDTCVGATLAILANYFLWPFWEFLNTNENIKNSIEANKNYLKQISILYNNKTGIDSNYRLARNQAFIEIGNLMASFQRMLQEPKSKQNKLQQVYKFTVINNALLSSAASLGTYTQSHKTTEASESFNIVFDRIIRNLDFAIQLLTDENQTKTSDFIIDDTENNSFIELKKIREKELTQENEDLNSEEFKLKMQEAQLVIEQLIWLTNLSENVVKTTKILLKTKEPVKKIQTGS from the coding sequence ATGATTGCAAAAATAAGAAACATCACCGTTGGCACTAATTTTACCAATGCTTTAAAAGCTGCAATTTCTGCTGCTACGCCTGTTTTATTATTCTCTTATTTAGGCAATTTAGAAACAGGATTAATCATAGCCCTTGGTGCTTTATTTACGTTTCCGAGCGACACACCTAGTAATTTGAAGCATAAAATCAACGGACTACTAGTTACGGTTTTCATTCTTTTTAGTGCCAATTTATTAATCAATCTAACCTATCCCTATCCTTTTATTTTTTATCCTGTTTTTACTACTTTAATTTTCATACTATCGATGTTGGCGGTTTATGGACAACGCGCTACGATGGTTGCCTTTTCGGCATTAATGATTATTTCTATTTCATTTTCTCATATTAATAGTGGCTGGAAAATGATAGAACATTCTGGACTATTACTGGCTGGTGGATTATTTTATATGTTGATTTCTATTCTTTTTTTCTACATCAATCCGCATCGTTACACTGAACTAGAAATTGTAGAATGTATCAAACTGACCGCTAAATATTTGAAATTAAGAGGTGATTTATGGGAATTAAATTCTGATCGAAAAGAAATTACCCGAAAACAATTGGTACTACAGGTTGAGCTCAATGACAGACACGAAAATATTAGAGAAATTCTAGTTCGAAATCGTACTGATTATGGTGCTTCTAACCAAAACAGAAAGATGTTATTGTCTTTTATTTCATTAGTAGAAGTAATGGAATTAGCCATTTCTACCTCATTCGACCATAACAAATTACATCAAAAATTTGACGAGCATCCCAAGGTTTTGATGACCTATCAAAGCCTGGCTTACAATCTTGCTAAAAACTTAAAATCGTTATCCAAAAAAATTAAAAAAAGAAAGAGTTATATCCCCAAAAATAACTTGGTCGAGAACTTGTATGCCTTTGAAAATGCCATCCTCGAATATGAAAAAACCCTAGGAAAAACAGAAGCGTCAGAAGGTGTTTTGATGCTAACCAATATGTTGCATTATGCTGAAAAACAAGTAGAAAAAATCAAAACACTAGAACGTGCCTATACTTCAAATGTGAAATTAAAAGACCTAAAAGGCAGAGATAAAGATTTAGAAAAACTCATCACACCTCATTATTATCCATTAAATACATTAGTCGAAAATTTCAGTTTTTCGTCAATGGAATTCAGGCATTCACTACGAATAACTATTACCTTATTGACAGGATTCATCATAGGGAGAGTTCTTCCATTTGAAAATGTGTATTGGATTTTAATTACCATTGTAGTAATTATGCGTCCCGGTTACGGACTTACAAAGGAGAGAACTTCGCATCGTTTTGTAGGAACTATCATTGGTGGTATCGTTGGTTTTGCGGTTTTGGCATTAAACCCCAATACGACTATTCTTGGCGGACTAACACTCCTTTTTCTGATTTTGGGATTAACATTTAATCCGTCTAATTATAGAATTGGCACCAGTTTTATAACACTACATGTCATTTTTATCTTTGCTATATTAAATCCTACTGATGATGATATTATCTTGTATCGTATTTTAGACACTTGTGTAGGAGCAACTCTAGCCATTCTAGCTAATTATTTCTTGTGGCCTTTTTGGGAATTTTTAAATACCAATGAAAACATCAAAAACTCCATTGAAGCCAATAAAAATTATTTGAAACAAATTTCTATTTTGTACAATAACAAAACTGGTATTGATTCTAATTATAGATTAGCCAGAAACCAAGCTTTTATAGAAATTGGAAACCTAATGGCTTCTTTTCAAAGAATGCTACAAGAACCTAAATCGAAACAAAACAAACTACAGCAAGTTTATAAATTTACGGTAATCAATAATGCGTTGCTTTCGTCAGCGGCTTCTTTGGGTACTTATACCCAATCACACAAAACTACCGAAGCATCAGAATCGTTCAATATTGTCTTTGACCGAATTATAAGAAATCTGGATTTTGCTATTCAACTTTTAACAGACGAAAACCAGACCAAAACATCTGATTTTATAATTGATGATACTGAAAATAATAGTTTTATTGAGTTGAAAAAAATTAGAGAGAAAGAATTAACCCAAGAGAATGAAGATCTTAATAGCGAAGAATTTAAACTCAAAATGCAAGAAGCACAATTGGTTATTGAACAATTAATTTGGTTAACCAACTTATCCGAAAACGTAGTTAAAACAACCAAAATACTTTTGAAAACAAAAGAGCCTGTTAAAAAAATTCAAACAGGCTCTTAA
- a CDS encoding 2,3,4,5-tetrahydropyridine-2,6-dicarboxylate N-succinyltransferase, with protein MNKLQSIIEQAWENRALLQETKTTDAIREVIELLDSGKLRVAEPKGDGWQVNEWVKKAVVMYFPIQKMETWEAGIFEYNDKMLLKRDYAEKGVRVVPGASARYGAYISSGVIMMPSYVNIGAYVDAGTMVDTWATVGSCAQIGKDVHLSGGVGIGGVLEPLQAAPVIIEDGVFVGSRCIVVEGVHVGKEAVLGANVCLTASTKIIDVTGDEPVEMKGFVPARSVVIPGSYTKKFAAGEFQVPCALIIGTRKPSTDLKTSLNNALREYDVAV; from the coding sequence ATGAACAAATTACAATCTATAATAGAACAAGCTTGGGAAAACCGCGCTTTGCTACAAGAAACAAAAACTACTGATGCTATCAGAGAAGTTATTGAATTATTAGACTCTGGAAAATTGCGTGTTGCTGAACCAAAAGGTGACGGATGGCAAGTAAACGAATGGGTAAAAAAAGCCGTGGTAATGTATTTCCCTATTCAAAAAATGGAAACTTGGGAAGCTGGAATTTTCGAATACAATGACAAAATGTTATTGAAAAGAGATTATGCTGAAAAAGGAGTTCGTGTAGTTCCGGGAGCATCGGCTCGTTATGGTGCTTATATTTCTAGCGGAGTAATTATGATGCCAAGTTATGTAAACATTGGTGCTTATGTTGATGCAGGAACAATGGTTGATACTTGGGCAACTGTTGGTAGTTGTGCTCAAATTGGTAAAGATGTTCACTTGAGCGGTGGAGTTGGTATTGGCGGTGTTTTAGAGCCATTGCAAGCTGCACCAGTAATCATTGAAGACGGTGTATTCGTAGGATCTAGATGTATTGTTGTAGAAGGTGTTCACGTAGGTAAAGAAGCTGTTCTTGGCGCTAATGTTTGTTTGACTGCATCAACAAAAATCATTGATGTTACAGGTGACGAACCAGTTGAAATGAAAGGATTTGTTCCTGCTCGTTCAGTAGTGATTCCTGGAAGTTATACTAAAAAATTCGCTGCTGGCGAATTTCAGGTTCCATGTGCTTTGATTATCGGAACTCGTAAGCCTTCAACTGATTTGAAAACATCATTGAACAATGCGTTAAGAGAATATGATGTAGCAGTTTAA
- the ruvX gene encoding Holliday junction resolvase RuvX: MPRILSIDYGQKRTGIAVTDELQIIASGLTTIPSATAIDFLKDYFSKEKVEAVLIGEPRQMNGQPSESTSIIKGFVTHFTNHFPEMKVIRVDERFTSKMAFQSMIDNGMSKKQRQNKALIDEISATIMLQDYLTRKMF, encoded by the coding sequence ATGCCAAGAATACTCTCCATAGATTACGGACAAAAACGTACTGGAATAGCAGTTACGGACGAATTGCAAATCATCGCTTCGGGCTTGACAACCATACCATCTGCCACAGCAATTGATTTTTTAAAAGATTATTTCTCCAAAGAAAAAGTCGAAGCAGTACTCATTGGCGAACCCCGACAAATGAACGGACAACCATCCGAAAGTACTTCTATTATCAAAGGATTTGTGACTCATTTTACCAATCATTTTCCAGAGATGAAAGTCATTCGAGTAGATGAACGTTTTACTTCAAAAATGGCGTTTCAGTCCATGATAGACAACGGAATGAGTAAAAAACAAAGACAAAATAAAGCCTTGATTGACGAAATTTCGGCAACAATTATGCTTCAGGATTATTTAACGAGAAAAATGTTTTAA
- the mazG gene encoding nucleoside triphosphate pyrophosphohydrolase: MNSKQNQLQAFERLLNIMDDLREKCPWDKKQTLQTLRHLTIEETYELGDAILDNDLDEVKKELGDLLLHIVFYAKIGSETNDFDIADVCNEICEKLIHRHPHIYSDVVVKDEEEVKQNWEKLKLKEGKKSVLEGVPRSLPALVKASRIQDKVKGVGFDWEEPHQVWDKVQEELAELQVEVQAGNQDKMEAEFGDVMFSMINYARFLNINPEDALERTNKKFIKRFQYLESKAGELGKPLMDMTLAEMDIFWNEAKKL, translated from the coding sequence ATGAACTCCAAACAAAATCAACTCCAAGCTTTCGAACGATTATTAAACATCATGGATGATTTGCGCGAAAAATGTCCTTGGGATAAAAAGCAGACTTTGCAAACATTACGTCATTTAACCATCGAAGAAACCTACGAATTGGGTGATGCTATTTTAGACAATGATTTGGATGAAGTCAAAAAAGAATTGGGTGATTTGTTGTTGCATATTGTTTTTTACGCCAAAATAGGTAGCGAAACCAATGATTTTGATATAGCTGATGTGTGTAATGAAATTTGCGAAAAACTCATTCATCGTCATCCTCATATTTACAGCGATGTGGTGGTTAAAGACGAGGAAGAAGTAAAACAAAATTGGGAAAAACTAAAACTAAAAGAAGGCAAAAAATCCGTTTTAGAAGGAGTTCCAAGAAGTTTGCCAGCCTTGGTAAAAGCCAGCCGAATTCAGGATAAAGTAAAAGGAGTAGGTTTCGATTGGGAAGAACCGCATCAAGTTTGGGATAAAGTTCAAGAAGAATTAGCTGAACTTCAAGTTGAGGTTCAAGCTGGAAACCAGGACAAAATGGAAGCCGAATTTGGAGATGTCATGTTTTCGATGATCAACTACGCTCGATTTTTGAACATCAATCCCGAAGATGCTTTGGAACGAACCAATAAAAAATTCATCAAACGCTTTCAATACTTGGAAAGCAAAGCAGGAGAATTAGGCAAACCCTTAATGGATATGACTTTAGCCGAAATGGATATTTTTTGGAACGAAGCCAAGAAGTTGTAA
- a CDS encoding malate:quinone oxidoreductase translates to MSDTTIRTKPDVVLIGAGIMSATLGILLKELQPDIKIEIFERLDQAAAESSDAWNNAGTGHSAFCELNYTPESADGSIDPKKAISIAESFEVSRQFWAYLVQQNIVGSPEKFIKQIPHISFVWGEKNVEYLKKRFEALQPNPLFADMQFSTDWSQLNQWMPLVMAGRKESDKVAGTSMAIGTDVNFGELTRSMFDHLTKMEGVTMYFNHEVKKLRQNPDKRWRIKITDLATGQKRKSYTKFVFIGAGGGSLPLLEKANIPEGKGFGGFPVSGQWLKCVNPEVIAQHESKVYGKASVGAPPMSVPHIDSRMINGEKELLFGPFAGFSTRFLKNGSYSDLPLSIQTDNIIPMLIAGYKNLPLTKYLIEQVRQSPADRIKALREYVPNAKSKDWVLERAGQRVQVIKKDEKEGGKLEFGTEVITSGDGTLSVLLGASPGASTAVSIMIDVIGRCFKEEMQSPEWQSRIKTAIPSYGKKLNENPELLAEVRKQTQQVLKL, encoded by the coding sequence ATGTCAGATACAACTATACGCACAAAACCCGATGTAGTTCTCATCGGTGCAGGAATAATGAGTGCCACTCTTGGAATACTTTTAAAAGAACTTCAACCCGATATTAAAATTGAAATTTTCGAACGCTTGGATCAAGCTGCAGCTGAAAGTTCAGATGCTTGGAACAACGCAGGAACAGGACATTCTGCTTTTTGCGAATTAAATTATACTCCCGAAAGTGCTGACGGAAGTATTGATCCTAAAAAAGCCATCTCTATTGCCGAATCATTTGAAGTTTCTCGTCAATTTTGGGCATATTTAGTACAACAAAATATCGTTGGCTCGCCAGAAAAATTCATCAAACAAATTCCTCACATTAGCTTTGTTTGGGGCGAAAAAAATGTAGAGTATCTTAAAAAAAGATTCGAAGCTTTGCAACCAAATCCGCTTTTTGCTGATATGCAATTTAGTACTGATTGGTCACAACTCAACCAATGGATGCCATTAGTGATGGCAGGTCGAAAAGAATCTGATAAAGTTGCTGGAACTTCAATGGCTATCGGAACAGATGTGAATTTTGGAGAGTTGACTCGTAGTATGTTTGATCATCTTACTAAAATGGAAGGGGTGACTATGTATTTTAATCACGAAGTTAAGAAATTGAGACAAAATCCTGATAAAAGATGGAGAATAAAAATAACTGATTTGGCAACTGGTCAAAAAAGAAAATCATATACTAAATTCGTTTTTATAGGTGCTGGTGGTGGTTCTTTACCATTGCTTGAGAAAGCGAATATTCCAGAAGGAAAAGGTTTTGGAGGTTTTCCAGTAAGCGGACAATGGTTGAAATGTGTTAATCCAGAAGTAATTGCACAACACGAATCTAAAGTTTATGGAAAAGCGAGTGTAGGAGCGCCACCAATGTCGGTACCACATATTGATTCTAGAATGATCAATGGTGAAAAAGAGCTGTTGTTTGGTCCATTTGCAGGATTTTCTACTCGATTTTTGAAAAATGGCTCTTATTCAGATTTGCCATTATCCATCCAAACGGATAATATTATTCCGATGCTTATAGCAGGATATAAAAATCTTCCTTTGACTAAATATTTAATAGAGCAAGTGCGTCAGTCCCCTGCAGATAGAATAAAAGCATTGAGAGAGTATGTACCCAACGCTAAATCCAAAGATTGGGTTTTAGAACGTGCAGGACAACGAGTTCAAGTGATTAAAAAGGATGAAAAAGAAGGTGGTAAATTAGAATTTGGTACTGAAGTAATCACCTCTGGAGACGGAACATTATCGGTTTTATTAGGTGCTTCACCTGGGGCTTCGACGGCAGTTTCTATTATGATAGATGTAATAGGAAGATGTTTTAAAGAAGAAATGCAATCTCCAGAATGGCAAAGCAGAATAAAAACGGCTATTCCTTCTTATGGTAAAAAACTAAACGAAAATCCTGAATTGTTAGCCGAAGTAAGAAAACAAACGCAACAAGTATTGAAGTTGTAA
- a CDS encoding UDP-N-acetylglucosamine 2-epimerase, whose translation MYKFLIYISHPYSIPIGMPLQKEIENRGYQVYWFSDLEYTKKYFDSPNLLLQTVKEVIDYQPHIVLTATDIVPDFFSGIKVQIFHGFLSNKREEMKSHFRIRGFFDLYTTQGPSTTKVFETLANKHGYFEVVETGWSKVDPLFPIEEKIKTERPVVLISSTFTTRLSLAKNEAVFAEIKRLVASGNYDFLCVLHPKLEDNIKDKFKTLTGEHFTYFDTTDLIPLFKKADIMFSDTTSAIIEFLLQKKPVVTFRNNKPDDHLIDITEVSEIENGIKLALTKPSKTMDAIEKYIHITHPYFDGKSSVRIIDAAIAFLNKDKSHLKSKPLNLVRKRNIRKLLHYFTFKSYSKPLTLTLDSTNKKQ comes from the coding sequence ATGTATAAATTTTTAATCTACATATCACACCCTTATAGCATTCCTATTGGCATGCCTTTACAAAAAGAAATAGAAAATCGAGGTTATCAAGTTTATTGGTTCTCTGATTTAGAATACACCAAAAAGTATTTTGATTCTCCTAATTTGTTACTACAAACCGTAAAAGAAGTAATTGATTATCAACCTCACATTGTTTTAACTGCTACAGATATTGTTCCTGATTTCTTTAGCGGTATCAAAGTACAGATATTTCATGGATTTTTATCTAACAAAAGAGAAGAAATGAAAAGTCATTTCAGGATAAGAGGTTTTTTTGATTTATACACAACCCAAGGTCCATCAACCACTAAAGTTTTTGAAACTTTAGCTAACAAACACGGCTATTTTGAAGTTGTAGAAACAGGATGGTCTAAAGTGGATCCGTTATTCCCAATAGAAGAAAAAATTAAGACCGAAAGACCTGTAGTTTTAATATCTTCAACCTTTACCACACGATTAAGTCTAGCAAAAAACGAAGCTGTTTTTGCAGAAATAAAACGTTTAGTAGCAAGCGGAAATTATGATTTTTTGTGTGTTTTACACCCAAAACTGGAAGACAATATCAAAGATAAATTCAAAACATTAACAGGCGAACATTTTACCTATTTTGACACAACAGACTTAATTCCATTGTTCAAAAAAGCAGACATTATGTTCTCTGACACTACATCGGCTATAATCGAATTTTTATTGCAAAAAAAACCAGTTGTAACATTCAGAAATAACAAACCAGATGATCATCTTATTGATATAACAGAAGTTTCTGAAATTGAAAATGGAATTAAACTGGCTCTAACCAAACCAAGCAAAACCATGGACGCAATAGAGAAATACATACACATTACGCACCCTTATTTTGATGGAAAATCAAGTGTGAGAATTATAGATGCAGCGATTGCTTTCTTAAATAAAGATAAATCTCATCTTAAATCAAAACCTCTAAATTTGGTTAGAAAACGAAATATTAGAAAACTACTTCATTATTTTACCTTCAAATCCTATTCAAAACCACTAACCTTGACTTTGGATTCGACAAATAAAAAACAGTAA
- the def gene encoding peptide deformylase: MILPIVGYGDPVLRKMADDITPEHPNLKEIIANMYETMYNACGVGLAAPQVGLSIRLFVIDTAPFSDDEDLPTEEQQELKGFKRTFINAKILKEEGELWAFNEGCLSIPDVREDVYRHEKVTIEYYDESFNKKTEVFDGLVARVIQHEYDHIEGILFTDLISSLKKQLIKKKLQNIMDGKSRPDYRMKFSNKKGR, translated from the coding sequence ATGATTTTACCAATTGTAGGATATGGCGATCCTGTTTTAAGAAAGATGGCTGATGATATTACTCCAGAACATCCTAATTTAAAAGAAATTATCGCTAATATGTATGAAACGATGTATAATGCCTGTGGAGTAGGACTAGCCGCACCACAAGTAGGATTGAGTATTCGTTTGTTTGTTATTGATACCGCTCCTTTTAGCGATGATGAGGATTTACCAACAGAAGAGCAACAAGAATTAAAAGGTTTTAAACGCACTTTTATCAATGCTAAAATTCTGAAAGAAGAAGGTGAATTGTGGGCTTTCAACGAAGGTTGTTTGAGTATTCCCGATGTTCGTGAAGATGTTTACAGACATGAAAAAGTGACTATCGAGTATTATGATGAAAGCTTCAATAAAAAAACTGAAGTTTTTGACGGATTAGTAGCCAGAGTCATTCAGCACGAATACGATCATATCGAGGGTATTTTGTTTACTGATTTGATTTCATCATTAAAAAAACAACTCATCAAGAAAAAATTGCAAAACATTATGGATGGTAAATCCAGACCTGATTACAGAATGAAATTTTCTAATAAAAAAGGAAGATAA
- a CDS encoding glycosyltransferase family 9 protein, translated as MKILVIQQKMIGDVLISSIICNNLRLAYPDAQIDYLVYESTNPVLEGNPNIDNLILFQDKHRKNKKMFLDLVHGIRDTKYDLLIDAYSKLESWLIALLSGAKQKISYKKFGRNFIYTDNVIFSNVPKTNLGLAIERRLALLEPLNLKIEVDPYPKLFVTEKENQEALALFEHYHLKKERKTVMISLLGSENSKTYPLEYMSKIVDTIADSFDVNILFNYFPKQIKEAKIVFDFCKPSTQEKIYFDLLGNDLRSFIAIMNNCDIIVGNDGGAINMAKALNKPSFVIFSPFIKKENWSTFEDGYINMAVHLNDFSPELIGTNSRKKLKENSLKLYKLLKPELFLEKLTHFLTSHILTKNV; from the coding sequence ATGAAAATATTAGTTATACAACAAAAAATGATTGGCGATGTACTCATAAGTAGTATTATATGCAACAATTTACGTTTAGCTTATCCTGATGCTCAAATTGATTATTTAGTTTATGAGTCAACTAATCCTGTCTTGGAAGGCAATCCAAATATTGATAACCTTATTTTATTTCAAGATAAACATCGCAAGAATAAAAAAATGTTTTTGGATTTAGTACATGGAATTCGAGATACAAAATACGATTTATTGATTGATGCCTATTCTAAATTAGAGAGTTGGCTAATTGCATTATTAAGTGGTGCCAAGCAAAAAATATCCTATAAAAAATTCGGTCGCAATTTTATCTATACTGATAATGTTATTTTTTCCAACGTTCCAAAAACAAATTTAGGTTTAGCCATCGAAAGACGACTTGCTTTACTAGAACCCTTAAATCTAAAAATCGAAGTAGATCCTTATCCTAAATTATTTGTTACCGAGAAAGAAAATCAAGAAGCACTTGCTCTTTTTGAACATTATCACCTAAAAAAAGAAAGAAAAACAGTCATGATAAGTCTTTTGGGTAGCGAAAATTCAAAAACGTATCCTCTGGAATATATGTCTAAAATAGTTGATACAATAGCTGACTCATTTGATGTCAACATACTATTTAATTATTTTCCAAAACAAATTAAGGAAGCCAAAATCGTTTTCGATTTTTGTAAACCTTCTACCCAAGAAAAAATTTATTTTGATTTATTAGGCAACGATTTACGCTCCTTTATTGCTATTATGAACAATTGTGATATTATTGTTGGTAATGACGGTGGAGCTATTAATATGGCAAAAGCACTAAACAAACCTTCATTTGTCATTTTTTCTCCGTTTATAAAAAAAGAAAACTGGAGCACCTTTGAAGATGGCTATATCAATATGGCTGTTCATTTGAATGATTTTTCACCCGAACTAATTGGTACTAATTCCAGAAAAAAACTTAAAGAAAACTCTTTAAAGCTTTACAAGCTCCTAAAACCTGAATTGTTTTTAGAAAAACTAACTCATTTTTTAACCTCACATATTCTTACCAAAAATGTATAA
- a CDS encoding DUF5672 family protein: protein MENRVKVIIPIYKSFFGELEEKSFLQCMKVLGNYEIVLVQPEGLDNSFITANFDGIIVESFPKYYFQNIEGYNKLLLSPLFYERFLDSEYILIYQLDAFVFNDELSMWCQKEYDYIGAPWIATEYNTVGMKIVNAISSLFDSEKKKERKQIFFKTGNGGFSLRKVSSHYKIVKEQETFISDFLSADKKKIYAIEDVFWSLKAIEFNENFRIPDYKEALGFAIDRKPKIALALNNNQLPFGCHGINKPKVIDFWKPILNNQ from the coding sequence ATGGAAAACAGAGTAAAAGTAATCATACCAATATACAAATCTTTTTTTGGAGAGCTTGAAGAAAAATCTTTTTTGCAGTGTATGAAAGTGCTTGGTAATTATGAAATTGTTTTGGTGCAACCCGAAGGATTGGATAATTCCTTTATTACAGCAAATTTCGATGGAATTATTGTTGAAAGTTTTCCAAAATATTATTTCCAAAATATAGAGGGATATAATAAATTATTATTGTCGCCATTATTTTATGAGCGTTTTTTGGATTCAGAATATATTTTGATATATCAATTAGATGCTTTTGTTTTTAATGATGAATTATCGATGTGGTGTCAAAAAGAATACGATTATATTGGAGCACCATGGATTGCGACAGAATACAATACGGTAGGAATGAAAATCGTTAATGCAATTTCATCACTTTTTGATTCTGAAAAGAAAAAGGAACGCAAGCAAATCTTTTTTAAAACAGGGAATGGAGGTTTTTCATTGCGTAAAGTAAGTTCACATTATAAAATTGTAAAAGAACAGGAGACTTTTATTTCAGATTTTTTAAGTGCTGATAAGAAGAAGATATACGCCATTGAAGATGTTTTTTGGTCTTTAAAAGCAATCGAATTTAATGAAAATTTTAGAATTCCAGATTATAAAGAAGCACTAGGTTTTGCAATAGACCGCAAACCTAAAATTGCTTTAGCATTGAATAATAATCAGCTTCCTTTTGGATGTCATGGAATTAATAAACCAAAAGTTATCGATTTTTGGAAACCAATTTTGAATAATCAGTAA
- a CDS encoding lipopolysaccharide kinase InaA family protein: MTTKLMFSKGVTDTKEVLYFIKNFNSKGILFGDGKRNKIKLFTVGDKTINIKSFKKPHLINKIVYKYFRKSKARRSFEYATTLLEKGIGTPQPIAYFENYDLVGLKDSYYVSEHLDCDLTFRELVLMPDFPDHEAILRQFTQFSFHLHENGVEFLDHSPGNTLIKKREDGNYDFFLVDLNRMNFHQNMDFDARMKNLSRLTPKKEMVVVMSIEYARLYGKTEQVVFDTLWRFTSDFQYKFYRKKRLKKRLKFWK, from the coding sequence ATGACAACTAAGCTTATGTTTTCTAAAGGTGTTACTGATACTAAAGAAGTACTTTATTTTATAAAAAACTTCAACTCAAAAGGCATTCTTTTTGGAGATGGTAAAAGAAATAAAATCAAATTATTTACTGTTGGAGACAAAACTATCAATATTAAATCCTTCAAAAAACCGCATTTAATCAATAAAATTGTCTATAAATATTTCAGAAAAAGCAAAGCGAGGCGTTCTTTTGAATATGCGACCACTTTACTGGAAAAAGGAATTGGAACACCGCAGCCTATAGCTTATTTTGAAAATTACGATTTAGTTGGGCTTAAGGATAGTTATTATGTGAGTGAACATCTTGATTGCGATTTGACTTTTAGAGAATTAGTCTTAATGCCAGATTTTCCGGATCATGAAGCTATTTTAAGACAATTTACCCAGTTTTCTTTTCACTTGCACGAGAATGGAGTAGAGTTTTTGGACCATTCGCCAGGGAATACTTTGATAAAAAAAAGAGAGGACGGAAATTACGATTTCTTTTTAGTTGATTTAAACAGGATGAATTTTCATCAGAATATGGATTTTGATGCAAGGATGAAAAATTTAAGTCGCTTGACACCAAAAAAAGAAATGGTTGTTGTAATGAGTATTGAATATGCTAGACTGTACGGAAAAACAGAGCAAGTTGTGTTTGATACATTATGGAGATTTACTTCTGATTTTCAATATAAATTTTATAGAAAGAAAAGATTGAAAAAGAGATTGAAATTTTGGAAGTAA
- a CDS encoding DUF5606 family protein, which produces MNLEKILSISGKPGLYALKVQTRTGFVAESLLDGKKSTVGLKVNVSLLSEISIYTVEAEKPLAEVMRNIAIKENEGPALSHKEDNAKLIAYFAEILPEYDSERVYPSDIKKVLSWYNLLQSKGLVSKEEPKIENAEAIKESVVEEVVAEKEKAPAKKAKAQKE; this is translated from the coding sequence ATGAATTTAGAAAAAATATTATCGATTTCAGGAAAACCAGGTTTATACGCATTAAAAGTTCAAACTCGTACTGGGTTTGTAGCCGAGTCATTGCTTGATGGTAAAAAAAGTACCGTTGGATTGAAAGTAAACGTAAGCTTATTGTCTGAAATCTCTATTTATACTGTTGAAGCCGAGAAACCTTTGGCAGAAGTGATGAGAAACATTGCTATCAAAGAAAACGAAGGTCCAGCACTTTCGCACAAAGAAGACAATGCTAAATTAATTGCTTATTTTGCTGAAATCCTTCCAGAATATGATTCAGAAAGAGTCTATCCATCTGATATTAAAAAAGTATTGAGCTGGTATAATTTATTACAATCAAAAGGATTGGTTTCTAAAGAAGAACCAAAAATTGAGAACGCTGAAGCAATTAAAGAAAGTGTTGTAGAAGAAGTAGTTGCCGAAAAAGAAAAAGCTCCAGCTAAAAAAGCAAAAGCCCAAAAAGAGTAA